From Mesomycoplasma dispar, a single genomic window includes:
- a CDS encoding ABC-F family ATP-binding cassette domain-containing protein → MLEVRELSKIFADKPLFQNVNLKFTEGNTYGIIGANGAGKSTFLKILAGLIEPSSGSIHISQNQRISVLSQNHFEFDEFNVTDVVIMGNQKLYQIQQEKDQIYANPDATEEDYNHAGELEEKFGLLGGWSAENDAQILLSALEIPKEFWNMKMSELKSAYKVKVLLAKALFGNPDILIMDEPTNHLDFKAIKWLKEFLINYKNVVLIVSHDSDFLDQVCTHTVDIDYGEIRIFTGNYSFWKQSSELMKELQKNANAKKEEQIAKLEAFIAKFSANASKSAQATSRKKSLEKIQLDEIKPSSRKYPYIRFGVFPRPGKQVLTVENLTYQNPLTGDFLFKNVSFNLLPGQKMVIFADDDLVKTKLLDILAGKEEPTSGKISWGSTIKFDYLPANNDSFFSSDLDLIGWISQWPSFNSQAENKDNSTQRMRAFLGRMFFSGDQVFKKVGVTSGGEKVRLMFSKIMLSESNFLIFDQPLNHLDSESIDSFIEGLKLYDSGVIFTTFNLALINEVANAILDIKQDSAVFFQGTLAEYEEKVKL, encoded by the coding sequence ATGCTAGAAGTTAGAGAGTTATCGAAAATTTTTGCTGATAAACCGTTGTTTCAAAATGTAAATTTAAAATTTACAGAAGGAAACACTTATGGTATTATTGGTGCAAATGGTGCTGGAAAATCGACTTTTTTAAAAATTTTAGCAGGTCTTATTGAGCCAAGTTCAGGTTCAATTCATATTTCACAAAATCAAAGAATTTCTGTTTTATCACAGAATCACTTTGAATTTGATGAATTTAACGTCACTGATGTTGTAATAATGGGAAACCAAAAATTATACCAGATTCAACAGGAAAAAGATCAAATTTATGCAAATCCTGATGCAACCGAAGAAGATTACAATCATGCTGGTGAACTTGAGGAAAAATTTGGGCTTTTAGGTGGATGAAGCGCTGAAAATGATGCACAAATTCTACTTTCTGCCCTTGAAATTCCAAAAGAATTCTGAAATATGAAAATGTCAGAGTTAAAATCTGCCTATAAAGTTAAAGTTCTTCTCGCAAAAGCATTATTTGGAAATCCCGACATTCTAATAATGGACGAACCAACTAACCACCTTGATTTTAAGGCGATTAAGTGACTGAAAGAATTTCTAATTAACTATAAAAATGTTGTTCTAATTGTTAGTCATGATAGTGATTTTTTAGATCAAGTTTGCACGCACACAGTTGATATTGACTATGGTGAAATTCGAATTTTCACTGGAAATTACAGTTTTTGAAAACAATCTTCTGAATTGATGAAAGAACTGCAAAAAAATGCTAATGCAAAAAAAGAAGAACAAATTGCAAAATTAGAAGCTTTTATTGCAAAGTTTTCTGCAAATGCTTCTAAATCAGCGCAGGCAACTTCGCGAAAAAAATCACTTGAAAAAATTCAGCTTGATGAAATTAAACCTTCTTCAAGAAAATATCCTTACATCCGTTTTGGCGTTTTCCCGCGTCCAGGGAAACAAGTTTTGACTGTTGAAAATTTAACTTACCAAAATCCACTTACAGGTGATTTTTTGTTTAAAAATGTATCTTTTAACCTTTTACCAGGGCAAAAAATGGTAATTTTTGCTGACGATGATTTAGTAAAAACTAAGTTACTTGACATTCTTGCTGGTAAAGAAGAGCCAACTTCTGGGAAAATTAGTTGGGGATCAACGATAAAATTTGATTATTTACCAGCAAATAATGACAGTTTTTTTAGTAGTGATCTTGATTTAATTGGTTGGATCTCACAATGACCAAGTTTCAATTCTCAAGCAGAAAATAAAGATAATTCAACGCAAAGAATGCGTGCTTTTTTAGGAAGAATGTTTTTTAGCGGCGATCAAGTTTTTAAAAAAGTTGGTGTTACATCAGGGGGAGAAAAAGTTCGACTTATGTTTTCCAAAATAATGTTAAGTGAGTCGAATTTCCTAATTTTTGACCAACCGTTAAACCATCTTGACTCAGAATCGATTGATTCTTTTATCGAAGGTTTAAAACTTTATGACTCAGGAGTGATTTTTACAACTTTTAATTTAGCCTTAATTAACGAAGTTGCGAATGCAATTTTAGACATTAAACAGGATTCTGCTGTATTTTTCCAAGGAACTTTGGCTGAATACGAGGAAAAAGTAAAGCTTTAG